The Candidatus Rokuibacteriota bacterium genome segment TCGAGGGCCTCCTTGAGCGCGTCGATCCCGACGCGGCCGAAGCCGGCGAGGACGACCGCATCGGGCCGGTGGAGCTTCACCGCCTCGAGGCAGGTCCGGATCATGTAGGCGCCGGACAGGTAGTCGCCGAAGGCGGAGTCGATGTTGCGCGTCCCGCCCTTGGTCGTGACGCCGATCAGCTCGGTTTCGGGCGCCGCGCCCCGGCGCGCCGACTGCATGATCGCGGCCGTTACTGTCTCCGAGCTGTTGGGGTTGATGACCAGCAGCCGCATGCGACCTCCCCGGGTCGTGCCCGCTTCCCCACCGCCCGAATTGTGGTCCCGGGCGGCCACGGGCGTCAAGCGAAACCTTCCTCACGGCATGACTTCCCCGCCGTTCGGCCCGAGCGTCTGGCCGCAGAAGTAGCGCGCCTCGTCCGAGGCCAGGAAGACGAACACGGGGGCCACGTCGTTAGGGCGGCCGAGCCGCTTGAGCGGCAGCGCCGCGGCGATCTCGCGCTTGCGCTCCTCGGGAAGCGGATCGAAGCCGGTGTCCACGAGCCCCGGGGCGACGGCGTTCACCTGGATCGCGGGCGCGAGCTCCTGGGCGAGGGAGCGGGTGAAGGTCACGATGCCGCCCTTGGCCGCGGAGTAGGCCGTATAGCGCGCCCGGCCGGTGTAGGCGAGCTGCGAGCACATGTTGATGATCCTCCCGGTCCCGCGCGCCTGCATGTGCGGGACCACCGCGCGGCAGCAGAGGAAAGTGCCGCGGAGATGCACGGCCATCATCCGGTCCCAGTCCTCCACGCTCATCTCGGTGATCGCCTGGGCCTTCTGGATCCCGGCGTTGTTGACGAGGACATCGATGCGGCCGAAGGCCTGGAGGACCCGGTCCACCATCACCCGGACGTCGTCCTCCCGGGTCACGTCCGCCTTGACGGCGAGGGCGCGCCGGCCTTTCCCCTGGATCGCCTCGACCAGGCTCCGAGCATCCGGCTCGCGGGCGATGTAGTTCACCGCGACGTCGGCCCCCTCGGCGGCGAAGGCCAGGCAGACCTCGCGTCCGATCCCCGTGTTCCCACCCGTCACGACCGCCGTTTTCCCGTCCAGCCGTCCCATGGCGCCTCCTCAGTGCGACCTCAGGCCGAGGGCGCGGCGAGCGCCTCCAGGGCCGCCGTGAAGCAGCCGAGCGGCGCCCGGACGACCCCCGCGCCCACCTGACCCACGCCGGCTTTCCGGCCGGCGATCCCGGTGTTGATGAGCGGCGTGATGCCCGTCGCGACGACGCGGCGCACGTCGATGCCGACCGGGACCCCGCGCTCGTCCTGGGTCGGGATCCTGAAATGCGGGTGCTCGCCCAGGGTGATCTCCCGCATCTCCTCCGTGATCCTGAGCGCTTCGGCCAGGCCGCCGGCGCCGACGAACCCGGCGACGGCCGGCGAGGCGGCCATCGCCATGCCCCCGAGGCCGATCGTCTCCACGATGGCCGAGTCACCGAGGTCCGGGTTCGCGTCCTCCGGCCCGAACCCCGGGAAGAAGAGCCCCTCGGGGGTATTGACCGGCGCCGTGAACCAGCGCTCCCCGCAGCCGGCCACCCGGATGCCGAACTCCGTGCCGTTCCGCGCCATCGCGGCGACTACCGTCGCGCCGCGGATCCCGAGGATCGGGTCCGTCGCCGCCTTGGCCGCCGCCATCACCAGGTTCAGGAAGAACTGGTCGTTGCCGACGATAAAGTCGGCGAGCCGGGCGAGCTCCGGGCCCGATGCCTCGCGCACGAGCGGGGAAAGGATCGCGCGCACGAAGAGCGACGACGCGGCGACGTTCCGCTGGTGCATCTCGTCGCCCATGCGGAGCGCCTGCGCCATGAGCGGCCTGAGCGGGATCCCGCCCGCGCGACGGAGCGCGCGTCCGAGGAGCGGGCCGGCCTCGTCCCTGAGCCAGGCCAGGCGCGTGAGGACGCCCTCATCGTTGGCGCCGAAGCGGAGCACGCGCCCCAACCCCTCGTTGATCGTCGCCGAGGCGCGGTTGCTGAGCGCTCGGTTCTCGACGACGAAGACCGGCATCGAGCGCGTGATCAGGCCCGTCATCGGCCCGACCGCGCCCCGATGGTGGCACGGCTCGAACCTCACCCGCCCGCGCGCCGCCAGCTCGGCCGCCTCGGGTTCACTCCCGGCCCAGCCCTCGTATCTGAGCGCGCCCATGACCGCGGCCTGGAGCGGCGGGCACATCGCGTCCCATTCGATCGGCGGCCCCGCGTGGAGCACCGCGTGGGCCTCGAGCCCGAGGGCCTCGGCGGCGGGGACGCAGTCCACGAGCACCGGTTCCGCCGCGACGAGTCGGCTCACAGCGTCAGCGTTCGCGGCCTTCACGCTCACGTCACACCCCGAGGGCCGGGCGTGGCCAGCGGATGCGGCGACGCAACCACCCCGCGGCGCCCGACGGCAGCGGGCCAGCGGGTCTCAGGCCTCACCACAGGTGACCGGGCTTGACAGTTCCCCGACATCGCTCGCATAGTGCAATCGATGGCGGCAAGACGCTCGGTCGTTTTGGCTCTCCTCTTCATCGGCCTGATGCTTCTGGCCCAGGTGCAGTACGGTCTGGCCATCGTCGATGAGGTCTGGGATTCGATCCTCTCGTGGGACAATCCCGCGAGCCAGGCGGTCGAGGACGCCGCCTCGCTGACTCCCCCGCGCATCGATCCGGCCCTCCAGGCCTGCGATCATATCACCGCGTCGGCCGGTTCCTGTTCGGGACGCCTCTTCCTGGCCGAGTGGCCAGCCTCGGCCCAGAGCCCTGCCAGTTCCCCCCGGATCATCAGGCCCCCTCCCACCGCGTAGCCTCCCGGTCGTCTCAATCCAAGCTTCGGGCTGGGCAGCATAGGGTTACCCTGACCCGGGGCTCCGACTACTCATCGCGGAGGCGCGCCATGGAAATGGGCTGGACGGAACGGCTCGTTGGCATTGTGATAATCGTTCTGGCGTTTATCTGCATCGCGTTTTACCACGTGATCTTCGACAGAATCCGTCGTCGGAAACGAGCGACGGCTTCGAAACAAGCCTTGCCGACCGACGAGGAGGCGACGCCCGGGCCCAGTGGTCCGCGGGGCGATTCCCGGTAATTGCCGGCGTCGCGACGGGCGCCGGAGCCACCTCCGGCGCCCTCGGTGCGCGCCCATCGGTTCCCCTTCAGCCCACGACCTGGGGAGCGATCACGCGCACGAAGCGCTCCATGGTTCCGAGGACCGAATCCAGCGTCTCCCGCCCAAGCTCGGGAAGACCGTAGAAGAGGTCGAGGTTCATGTAGTTGCGAGGGAAACGTGGCGAAATGGGGAAGATTGATCCCTAACTTCATGCCGCAATCCCCCTACCTGCCCTTGAACGTGGGGGTCTTCTTCTGGGCGAACGCGGTGACGCCGTCCCTGAAGTCCTCGGTGTGGCCGCTCCGGGCAATGGCCTGGGACTCCAGCTCCATCTGGGTCTCCAGGCTCTCGTGGGTGGACTGGTGGAAGAGGAGCTTGGCCCCGCCGAAGGCGAGCGTGGGCCCCTGGGCGAGCTCTCGCGCCAGGCTTCGTAGCGCCTCGGAGAACTCGGCGTCGGCGACGACGCGCGTGACCAGCCCCCACTCGAGCGCCTCGCGCGCGCTGAGGACGCGGTTCGTGAAATAGAGCTCCATGGCGCGCCTGAGCCCGATCAGCCGGGGGAGGAAATAGCTCGACGAGCCGTCGGGCGTCGCCGCGATCTTCGAGTAGGCCATCGTGAAGCGCGCCGACTCGGCCGCGATCACGAGGTCGCCCGAGAGCGCGAGGGAGAGCCCGCCGCCGGCCGCGACGCCGTTGACGCCCATGATCACCGGCTTCTGGCTCCTCACCAGCCTCGAGACAGCTCCGTGGAGGTACGTCGTCAGCTCCTTGACCAGGATCCCGATCCGCGGCAGGTTGTCGGCGAAGTCCTTGACGTCGCCGCCAGCGCAGAACGCCTTGCCGGCTCCGGTGACGACGATACAGCGGACGTCCGGATTCTCGTCCAGCTCCAGCGACGCGTCGAAGAGCTCGCGCGCCAGGGTCAGGTTCAGCGCGTTGTAGGCCTCCGGCCGGTTCAGGGTGACGGTGCCGACCTGATCCTTGATCTCGAACAGGAGCGTCTTGTACGCCATGGCCGTGCCCTCCGGGGTTCGGGTGTTCGGGTGAAAAGCGCTGCCATTCTACCTCAAGCGCCCTCAGCGTTGCACGGACCAGTCCCAGTGGCGCGCGGCGCGATCGTGGACCCGCGGGAGATCCTCGGCGAGCAGGTACCCGGCCTTCGCCAGCGTCGCGGCGGCTGTTGACACCGCGCGAAGGTAGTCGGCTCGCGTCGGATAGAGCTTCTCGATGCTCGGGCGCTGATCGCCGCTCCGCGCTCTCTCCGCCTCGGTACGGGGCAACGGGATGTAGGTGCCGAGAAAATCCGTCAGCTCATCCGTCGCGCCGGGAAACCCGGTTCTCAGGTTCCACGGGGTGTACGTCGCGAGGGGCGCGAGCAGCTCCACGCCCCTGACGCCGGCGACCTCGTTGCCGAGGTCGTCCACCTGGGAGACCAGCGACGGGAAGGCTTTGCCGAGTACTGGCGGCTCGAGGGTGATGATCCCCCTCGCCCAGTGCGGACCGTAGTCCACACGGTAGGCCTCGTGGATCAACCTCGGGAGCGGCACCCCGGGGATCTTCGGGAACCTGACCCGGTCGATCGACACCAGCGAGCCGGCATCGATCCGCGGGTGACTGCTCGGAGGCGGCTCGACCCCGTCAGCCACCCACGCTGTCAGACGCACGAGCAGGGCGCGGAGCGAGACCAGGAAGTCGAGCGGGTTGCCCCGGTAAGCCCTCACTCCCTCGCCGGCTGCGCGGGATGCGGGTGGGAACGACCCCACGAAGTGCTGGCCGCCCGCGAGATGATAGACGCGCTCGTTCGAAAGCAGCTCGGTATCGGCCCGCCCGTCCACCGTCGTGTGGATGAGTGACGCCGCGCGCCCCCAGTACTCGTAGCCGGTGTTCGTGTAGAAGACCTTCGGGAGGTGGTCCTGGCTCTGACGGGCGAAGAGACCGTCGCTCCTCCCGGTCTCGGGATCCCGCTGAGCCCGGCCGGTGAACGGAAACAGATCTACCGGGTAGAAGAACGAGGAGTAGCGCTGGGCGTCCCGCGACGGCTGGGCGAAGCGGTGGTTGAAGCTCCCGCGCCCGGCGCCCGCCGTGTGGATCAGCATCCCGTCGAAGGCCTTCCGCCCCTGCTCGTCGGTGTTGAACCCCTCGTAGATGAACTGGCGCAGGAACCGACCGGTCTGGGAGATCCCGACGGCGATCCCGGCCTTCGCCGGGAAGAGGCTCCTGGAATCGTACTTGGCGTACGAAACGACGTCCCGCACAGCGGCGAGGCCCAGCCCCGCCACGACGGGGTTCCGGCCGCGGTAGACCAGCTCGTAGATCTTCCCCGCTAGAAAGCCGGCGGGCATGTGGATGTGCCCGCGGTCCTCGACGACCTCGCCGCCCGCCTCCCGCGCGAAGCGCCACTGATCGCGCGGGACAACGCGGCGCGGCGCCAGGCGACCGTCGCGAACGGTCAGCACGTTATCGGGACGCCCCGGGTCGTGCACGGGATAGGACACGTGGTTGCGGTGGCCGAGGCTCAACGTCCTGACGGTCCGGTCGACCGTCCAGTCGCTCCGGACCAGGCCCTCGACCGGCGCGCCGTCGCCCGTCGCCACAGGCACGTCGAGGCGCAGGAGACCGTACTGGAGCGGAACGTCGAACTGCCAGCCGACCCAGATCGCCGTCAGGCCCTGGCGCATGAGCAAGCCGTCACCAAAGTCCTCGGGCGTGGTGGGATCGAGGTTCCAGCGCGCGCCGTTGAAGTACGGGAGCGCCGCCTTCCCGCCCCGGTTGCTCACCTCGAGGAGCGCGACGCCACGCCCCGCGCGCGGCTCCTTGGGCTTGAGGACCATGAAGTTTGCCCGGGCCTCGACCAGGCCCGCGGCGTTCCGGGGCGCCCGCTCAAGATCGGCGATCCGCGCGTTCGCGGGATTGGCGGGATCGAAGGCGAAGAAGATCCTGCCGGCGAGCTTCTCGTACGGGCCCGCCGCGCCGAAGGCTGCGCTGCCGAGCACGGTCTCGCGCATCTCGACCTCGACGCGCTGGACCGCCGCCGACGCGTCAGAAGGCGCGAGCGCGACAGCCAGCGCGAGAAGGACGATCCGGCGTCGGAGGCGCGGCGTCAGGAGAGATCGACCCAGACGGTCTTGACCTCGGTGTAGAGCTCGAGCCCCGCCGAGCCCAGCTCCCGCCCGAACCCGGACTCCTTGAACCCGCCGAAGGGCAGCGCGGCGTCGTAGAGGTTGTAGGCGTTCACCCAGACCGTGCCGGCGCGGAGCGCCCGTGCCGCGCGGAGCGCCTTCGCCACGTCGCGTGTCCACACGGCCGCGGCGAGCCCGTAGGTCGTCGTGTTCCCCTCCGCAATCCCCTCCTCGATCGCCTTGAACGGGATCACCGAGAGGACCGGCCCGAAGATCTCCTCGCGCGCGATCTTCATCCGGTTCGAGACCTGGTCGAAGATGGTGGGCTCGATGAAGAAGCCCTTGCCGTTCCCCACCTTGGCCTGGCCGCCACCCGTCACCACGCGCGCGCCCTCCTGCTTTCCGGCCTCGATGTACGAAAGTACAGTCTCCATCTGCTGCTTGGAGACCACGGGGCCCATCCGCGTCGCCTTGTCCATGGGATCGCCGACCTTGAGCCCCTTGACCCGGTCGGTCAGCTTGGCGACGAACTCGTCGTGGATCTTCTCCTCGAGGAAAAGCCGGGAGCCGGCGGCGCAGACCTCGCCCTTGTTATAGAAGATGCCGGTCATCGCCCCCCTCACGGCCGCCTCCATGTCAGCGTCGGCGAAGACGATGTTCGGCGACTTGCCGCCCAGCTCGAGGGAGACGCGTTTGAGCGTGCCCGCCGCCTCGCTCATGATCTTTTTGCCGACTTCCGTCGAACCCGTAAACGCGATCTTGTCCACACCCGCATGACGCACCAGCGCCATCCCGACCTTGGAGCCGGGGCCGGTGACGACGTTGAACACGCCCTCGGGAAGCCCGGCCTCCGCGCAGAGCTCGGCGAACTTGAGCGCTGTCAGTGGCGTCAGCGACGCCGGTTTCAGGACCACCGTATTGCCGGCCGCGAGGGCCGGGGCGATTTTCCACGATGCGAGGAGGAACGGGAAGTTCCAGGGAACGATCGCCCCCACGACGCCGATGGGCTGGCGGAGCGTGAACGTGAAGGCGCCCTCGCGGAGGGCGAGGGTCTCCCCGTGGATCTTGGTCGCCCACCCCGCGTAGTAGCGGAAGACCTCGGCGGCGAACGGGATCTCGACCTTGCCCGAGTCGAAGAGGGTCTTCCCCGTGCAGAGACTCTCGAACCGCGCCATCTCGTCCAGGTTCGCCATGATCAGGTCCGCGAGCTTCCAGACGATGCGGCCCCGCTCGGCTGCGCTCATCTTCGGCCAGGGGCCAGAGTCGAAAGCCTTCCGTGCGGCCTGCACCGCCAAGTCGATGTCGCGCTCGTCGCCCTTGCCCACCCGCGCGCTCTCCTCCTCCGTCGCGGGGTTGA includes the following:
- a CDS encoding 3-oxoacyl-ACP reductase FabG is translated as MGRLDGKTAVVTGGNTGIGREVCLAFAAEGADVAVNYIAREPDARSLVEAIQGKGRRALAVKADVTREDDVRVMVDRVLQAFGRIDVLVNNAGIQKAQAITEMSVEDWDRMMAVHLRGTFLCCRAVVPHMQARGTGRIINMCSQLAYTGRARYTAYSAAKGGIVTFTRSLAQELAPAIQVNAVAPGLVDTGFDPLPEERKREIAAALPLKRLGRPNDVAPVFVFLASDEARYFCGQTLGPNGGEVMP
- a CDS encoding DUF1116 domain-containing protein; this encodes MSVKAANADAVSRLVAAEPVLVDCVPAAEALGLEAHAVLHAGPPIEWDAMCPPLQAAVMGALRYEGWAGSEPEAAELAARGRVRFEPCHHRGAVGPMTGLITRSMPVFVVENRALSNRASATINEGLGRVLRFGANDEGVLTRLAWLRDEAGPLLGRALRRAGGIPLRPLMAQALRMGDEMHQRNVAASSLFVRAILSPLVREASGPELARLADFIVGNDQFFLNLVMAAAKAATDPILGIRGATVVAAMARNGTEFGIRVAGCGERWFTAPVNTPEGLFFPGFGPEDANPDLGDSAIVETIGLGGMAMAASPAVAGFVGAGGLAEALRITEEMREITLGEHPHFRIPTQDERGVPVGIDVRRVVATGITPLINTGIAGRKAGVGQVGAGVVRAPLGCFTAALEALAAPSA
- a CDS encoding enoyl-CoA hydratase/isomerase family protein, yielding MAYKTLLFEIKDQVGTVTLNRPEAYNALNLTLARELFDASLELDENPDVRCIVVTGAGKAFCAGGDVKDFADNLPRIGILVKELTTYLHGAVSRLVRSQKPVIMGVNGVAAGGGLSLALSGDLVIAAESARFTMAYSKIAATPDGSSSYFLPRLIGLRRAMELYFTNRVLSAREALEWGLVTRVVADAEFSEALRSLARELAQGPTLAFGGAKLLFHQSTHESLETQMELESQAIARSGHTEDFRDGVTAFAQKKTPTFKGR
- a CDS encoding aldehyde dehydrogenase family protein, translating into MGGGGNTMKSELFIGGSWRAPLSGETYATVNPATEEESARVGKGDERDIDLAVQAARKAFDSGPWPKMSAAERGRIVWKLADLIMANLDEMARFESLCTGKTLFDSGKVEIPFAAEVFRYYAGWATKIHGETLALREGAFTFTLRQPIGVVGAIVPWNFPFLLASWKIAPALAAGNTVVLKPASLTPLTALKFAELCAEAGLPEGVFNVVTGPGSKVGMALVRHAGVDKIAFTGSTEVGKKIMSEAAGTLKRVSLELGGKSPNIVFADADMEAAVRGAMTGIFYNKGEVCAAGSRLFLEEKIHDEFVAKLTDRVKGLKVGDPMDKATRMGPVVSKQQMETVLSYIEAGKQEGARVVTGGGQAKVGNGKGFFIEPTIFDQVSNRMKIAREEIFGPVLSVIPFKAIEEGIAEGNTTTYGLAAAVWTRDVAKALRAARALRAGTVWVNAYNLYDAALPFGGFKESGFGRELGSAGLELYTEVKTVWVDLS